TGCGCCAGCAGTTGAAACGCCCCACAGCGATAGACGAGCGACCGCCCGATCGGCGGGAACGATCCGTCCGGTCCGATCATCCGTTCCTGCACCGCGGCGTAGCGGATGGCCCGCTTCTGGATGCGCTCGGCAAACTGCTGCCAGCGGTCAGTCGTGGCCGCCATCGAACGGGTGATGTCGAGCAGCATCGGGTGGATGACGAAGCTGTTGTAGTAGTCCCAGTGGAACGCCGCCCCGTCGCCATACGCGCCGTCCCCCTTGTACCACTGCTCGTGCTGGCGGAGGGCGTAGTCGATGCGCATGTGGTCGGCGCGCTCACCCATCTGCCCCAGCGTCGCCTCGATTGTGGCCGAGAACAGCAGCCAGTTGTTCGGGCCCGGCGTGATATGGCGCGTGCGCAGCAGCGCCGCGACGAGATTCCGCTGTACACGACCATCCAACTGCTGCCATAAAGCCCGCGGTGCGCGCAACACGGCATGGGCGAGAAACGCAGCATCGACCAACGGCTGGCCACCGCTGTCGAACGTCGCGTAGTCGGCCGACGCGGGATCGGTGATCGCATCGATCGCCTCCCGCGCCAGCCCCGCGTACGTCGACCGCGTCTGCCCTTCCGCATCGGCAGCTTCTTCCAACTCGACCCACGGCGCCAACCCCGCCAGCAACCGCCCTATCGCCTCCAATGGCGCAAACGTCGCGCGTTCCGCTGACCCTTGAACGGGCATAGCCGCGCGCAGACGACGGTCGGCCGTCGCCTTCAGCACGGGGTCAGAAACGCGTTGAAGCAGGGTCAGCCAGTGCGTGCGGTCGGTGGAGTTCACGCCACCGTTTTACATCGAATGGGTGAGATTGCACAGATCGGCCAACAGGAGCGCAAAGTGAGAACAGGATCCCAGTGCATGGCGTTCATGTCCCTCTCCCGGTACGCCGGGGGAGGCTAGGAGGGGGTTCTTCCGATTACGTCCATCGTCCCTGAAGAGGGAGGCGCCCTCGAACGGGCACGGGGACGATTAAGACAAGCGGCCTGCGATCACTTGGCACCTGTTGGCCGCTTGCAGTTCCAGGGGCCCCCTCCAACCTCCCCCGGAGTACCGGGAGAGGGGCGATAACAAACGCGCCTTGACTTGGACTCTTGATCGTCACTACCGCGCCGCTTCGTCGAAGTCACCGAGGTTGGTGATCGCGATGTCCTGCGGCAGGCCGTGCTGGGCGGCCAGCGCGCTTTCGATGCGCCGGCGGACCGGGGCGACCTTGATCCGGCGGGTGACGTCGGCGGCGAAGGCGTAGGTCAGCAGGTGCCGCGCGGCCTCGTCGCTAATGCCGCGGCTGCGGGCGTAGAAGATCATGTCCTCATCGACCGGGCCGATCGTGCTGCCGTGCGTGCACTTCACGTCGTCGGCGTAAATCTCCAGCGCGGGCTGGCTGTTCATCGTCGCGTCGTCGCTCAGCAGCAGCGCCTTGCTCGACTGCTTGCTGTCGGTCTTCTGGGCGGGCTGGCGAA
This region of Tepidisphaeraceae bacterium genomic DNA includes:
- a CDS encoding DUF2264 domain-containing protein; this translates as MNSTDRTHWLTLLQRVSDPVLKATADRRLRAAMPVQGSAERATFAPLEAIGRLLAGLAPWVELEEAADAEGQTRSTYAGLAREAIDAITDPASADYATFDSGGQPLVDAAFLAHAVLRAPRALWQQLDGRVQRNLVAALLRTRHITPGPNNWLLFSATIEATLGQMGERADHMRIDYALRQHEQWYKGDGAYGDGAAFHWDYYNSFVIHPMLLDITRSMAATTDRWQQFAERIQKRAIRYAAVQERMIGPDGSFPPIGRSLVYRCGAFQLLAQVALSHDLPAELPPPQVRCALGAVIDRTLTAPGTFDANGWLQRGLCGAQPSLGESYIGTGSLYLCSTAFLPLGLPGTDGFWACPATDWTARKVWCGQDLPADHALHE